Proteins from a genomic interval of uncultured Methanocorpusculum sp.:
- a CDS encoding FkbM family methyltransferase → MTIDEFYDRIHPAVKKTKNSLLLEEQIRDIQFPKSPYAQKMMTFLCAPLVTKYRMDRRFVDTPLKRFWQEAHDGIFIHEMEYRELYDQLADDKSRRTLISMLQYRLTEDIKTYHREGDFAFKQYFDKKIVALNDQEVFVNCGGYRGDVTEMFINSVSDFSRTYFYEPDPKNYAIAVDYFSSWQKDVLDKIVFRNCCIGKENGTACFNASEAEDSHISATGSTTIQMVSLDEDIKEPISFIKMDIEGFERDALEGAKNHIISEHPKLAICVYHKPDDLWDIPNLIKQYDEEYALYLRQYSPYPWWPCETVIYAV, encoded by the coding sequence ATGACGATTGATGAGTTTTACGACCGCATACACCCTGCCGTTAAAAAAACAAAAAACTCCCTTCTTCTTGAAGAACAAATACGTGATATCCAGTTTCCAAAAAGCCCTTATGCTCAAAAAATGATGACCTTCCTTTGCGCCCCGCTTGTAACGAAGTACCGCATGGACCGAAGATTTGTCGACACCCCCTTGAAGAGATTTTGGCAGGAAGCACATGATGGGATATTTATTCACGAGATGGAGTACCGGGAACTTTACGATCAGCTCGCCGATGACAAGTCCCGTCGGACATTGATCTCTATGCTCCAATACAGGTTAACAGAAGATATAAAAACATACCATAGAGAAGGGGACTTCGCCTTCAAACAATATTTTGATAAGAAAATCGTAGCTCTGAATGATCAGGAAGTATTTGTCAACTGCGGGGGATACCGCGGAGATGTTACTGAGATGTTTATCAACAGCGTCAGTGATTTTTCCAGGACATATTTCTATGAACCTGACCCGAAAAATTATGCCATCGCAGTAGATTATTTTTCCAGCTGGCAGAAAGATGTCCTCGACAAAATCGTTTTCAGGAACTGCTGCATAGGTAAAGAGAATGGAACGGCCTGCTTCAATGCATCTGAGGCCGAGGACTCGCACATAAGCGCGACAGGGTCTACAACTATTCAAATGGTCTCCCTTGATGAGGATATCAAAGAGCCTATCTCGTTCATCAAAATGGACATTGAAGGTTTCGAGCGGGATGCATTGGAAGGGGCAAAAAATCACATAATCTCAGAACATCCAAAACTCGCCATATGTGTCTACCATAAACCAGATGATCTGTGGGATATCCCAAACCTTATCAAACAGTATGATGAAGAGTACGCCCTTTATCTGCGGCAGTATTCACCCTACCCGTGGTGGCCCTGCGAGACTGTGATCTATGCGGTTTGA
- a CDS encoding lysylphosphatidylglycerol synthase transmembrane domain-containing protein, protein MWKKVSAIVIPTVIAVALLGYMLMRVWNELQGNLDSILESLVPSWLIAAIGICVLAWFLRGFRYKYIIKKLGTEIGLIFSTACIYVSQTANLIIPARLGDFVRMFILKHEKGMPYTNSFTSLIVERVYDILVLAVLGLCALPFLISLVPKDYGWFVWLIIFVLIAGIVGIIILLLAKWMHAENKILNKILEVFAQFRQVSSTIPALGLLSGTSVIIWMMDVLTCYLVCMMLAVDIPFMLVLLAIIIGNLIKAVPITPGGIGTYEAALAIVFEIGGVASFTAFLIAVIDHLIKNLVTLVGGMISLYYFGDWSVSLLKRLFKEDTKKIREENNNL, encoded by the coding sequence ATGTGGAAAAAAGTTAGTGCCATAGTTATCCCAACGGTGATTGCCGTTGCATTGCTTGGTTACATGCTGATGCGTGTGTGGAATGAACTGCAGGGAAATCTCGACAGCATTCTTGAATCGCTGGTCCCAAGCTGGCTGATCGCAGCAATAGGCATCTGTGTTCTTGCATGGTTTCTTCGCGGATTTCGATACAAATACATCATCAAAAAGCTCGGAACTGAGATCGGGCTCATCTTTTCCACGGCATGTATCTACGTATCCCAAACGGCTAACCTGATCATTCCTGCCCGTCTCGGTGACTTTGTCCGGATGTTCATTCTCAAACATGAGAAAGGAATGCCCTACACGAACAGTTTCACCTCACTGATCGTTGAACGTGTGTACGATATTCTCGTGCTGGCGGTTCTCGGATTATGTGCCCTGCCATTTTTAATCAGTCTGGTCCCGAAAGATTATGGATGGTTTGTCTGGCTGATCATTTTTGTTCTGATTGCCGGGATTGTAGGGATCATTATTCTCCTGCTTGCCAAATGGATGCATGCAGAGAACAAGATCCTCAATAAAATTCTGGAGGTTTTTGCGCAATTCAGGCAGGTATCCTCCACGATTCCTGCTCTTGGTCTTCTCTCGGGAACTTCCGTAATTATCTGGATGATGGATGTTCTCACCTGTTATCTGGTTTGCATGATGCTGGCCGTAGACATTCCATTCATGCTCGTCCTTCTCGCAATCATTATCGGAAATCTTATAAAAGCAGTACCTATTACGCCTGGGGGAATAGGAACTTACGAGGCAGCACTTGCTATAGTTTTTGAGATTGGCGGCGTTGCCTCATTTACGGCGTTCCTTATCGCAGTTATAGATCATCTTATCAAAAATCTCGTCACACTTGTTGGAGGGATGATCTCGCTTTACTACTTCGGTGACTGGTCGGTGTCCCTTTTGAAGAGACTATTCAAAGAAGATACGAAAAAAATCAGAGAGGAAAATAATAATCTCTGA
- a CDS encoding glycosyltransferase, with translation MTTLFVTALLPVFNDVEALKTAIPKSIDVLEAYGKSFELIIAEDGSTDGSRECVEEWEKKDPRVRLLHSDERQGRGRALNRALAESRGEVFCYYDVDLATDISHLKELLGHIEDGADVATGSRLMKDSNIVRSGDREVASRGYNFLVRLFLGSKLNDHQCGFKAYKSSVLRELVPKIQAPHWFWDTESLVLAQKEGLRVDEFPVVWRQGPGTTVRFKDVSNMGKDILNMWWRLHVEKS, from the coding sequence TTGACAACCCTTTTCGTCACCGCATTACTTCCCGTCTTCAATGATGTGGAAGCTTTGAAGACGGCAATTCCTAAATCGATCGACGTGCTCGAAGCATATGGAAAAAGTTTCGAACTGATCATTGCTGAAGACGGCAGTACTGATGGAAGCCGCGAATGCGTAGAGGAATGGGAGAAAAAAGATCCACGGGTTCGGCTTCTTCACTCGGATGAACGCCAAGGCAGAGGGCGGGCCCTGAACCGTGCCCTTGCAGAGTCGCGGGGTGAAGTATTTTGTTACTATGATGTCGATCTGGCAACCGACATCAGTCATCTCAAAGAACTTCTCGGACACATCGAGGATGGAGCGGATGTTGCAACCGGCTCGCGCCTGATGAAAGACAGTAATATCGTTCGAAGCGGGGATCGTGAGGTCGCCAGCAGGGGGTATAATTTTCTGGTCAGATTGTTCCTTGGTAGCAAACTCAATGACCATCAGTGCGGATTCAAGGCCTATAAATCCTCGGTTCTTCGGGAACTCGTGCCGAAAATCCAGGCGCCCCACTGGTTCTGGGACACGGAATCGCTTGTTCTTGCGCAAAAAGAGGGGTTGCGTGTGGATGAATTTCCGGTAGTATGGCGGCAGGGCCCCGGGACGACGGTCAGATTCAAAGATGTGAGCAATATGGGCAAAGACATCCTGAATATGTGGTGGAGACTACATGTGGAAAAAAGTTAG
- a CDS encoding NAD(P)/FAD-dependent oxidoreductase, which produces MKIGILGSGLAGLSAALQLADKHEVVIFEKNDNPGGCMSSLTYNNTYTLETLYHHCFSGDKNLFSLLDTLDLKSDLIWLKGSTGYYMDGKLHPLTTPWEILRYPCLTFFQKCRLGLFVISSRKIDLLPLDKITAKEYLFEKVGEDVHNAFFAPLLTSKFGSMKDDVSAAWLLSRIAIRSDRGSEGERLGYLNGGWHRLIDAMVEKLESMHAEIRLETPSTTLVRKNATWLINGEEYDAVISTLPPQVANSLLQNADIQLPNLMYQGVACMTLGLCRDPTNGIYWTNMGDPAPYGAVVTHTNFAPIEWYGEHVVYLASYFKDEPDSGLKDRMIDDFCRRFSIDISEISHADLYVDKFAGPVYVTGYKDTIPPADLGNNLYIAGMFSPENYPERSMEGSILAGLNAAKLLEEHNP; this is translated from the coding sequence ATGAAGATAGGGATTCTCGGATCAGGACTCGCAGGCTTGTCAGCTGCATTACAGCTTGCTGATAAACATGAGGTTGTTATTTTTGAAAAAAACGACAACCCCGGCGGGTGCATGTCCTCCCTTACCTACAACAATACCTATACGCTCGAAACCCTCTATCATCACTGTTTTTCCGGCGACAAAAATCTCTTCTCTCTACTGGATACTCTTGATCTTAAATCCGATCTGATCTGGCTGAAAGGTTCAACCGGTTACTACATGGACGGCAAACTTCACCCGCTCACAACCCCCTGGGAAATCCTCCGTTATCCCTGCCTTACGTTTTTCCAGAAATGCAGACTTGGACTCTTCGTGATCAGTTCGAGAAAGATCGACCTTCTTCCGCTCGATAAAATTACCGCCAAAGAATATCTGTTTGAGAAGGTGGGGGAGGATGTGCATAATGCGTTTTTTGCACCCCTGCTCACCAGTAAATTCGGGTCTATGAAGGATGATGTTTCTGCGGCCTGGCTTCTGAGCAGGATCGCCATCCGTTCGGACAGAGGATCGGAAGGGGAACGGCTCGGCTATTTGAACGGTGGGTGGCACAGACTGATTGATGCGATGGTTGAGAAACTGGAGAGTATGCATGCAGAGATCAGACTCGAGACACCATCCACCACCCTGGTCAGGAAAAATGCCACGTGGCTGATAAACGGCGAGGAGTATGACGCGGTTATTTCAACGCTGCCGCCGCAAGTAGCGAATTCTCTCCTGCAAAATGCAGATATCCAACTCCCAAATCTGATGTATCAGGGAGTAGCATGTATGACGCTGGGTCTTTGCCGTGACCCGACAAACGGCATTTACTGGACCAATATGGGGGACCCGGCACCTTATGGAGCGGTGGTTACCCACACAAACTTCGCCCCGATCGAATGGTACGGGGAACATGTCGTATATCTTGCCTCATATTTCAAAGATGAACCGGACAGCGGACTGAAAGACCGGATGATTGATGACTTCTGCAGACGTTTTTCTATCGATATCAGTGAAATCAGTCATGCAGACCTTTATGTCGACAAATTCGCCGGGCCGGTGTACGTAACGGGATATAAAGATACCATCCCCCCTGCTGATCTCGGGAACAATCTGTATATTGCCGGAATGTTTTCACCGGAAAACTATCCCGAGAGGAGTATGGAGGGATCGATCCTGGCAGGTCTCAATGCTGCAAAATTACTTGAGGAGCATAATCCTTGA
- a CDS encoding tubulin/FtsZ family protein, with protein sequence MRVFFIGFGQAGGKIVDMFLAQDKKLGSASFRGVVINTARTDLMGVKHISMEDRLLIGQTMVKGHGVGTDNVTGAKVAADEIDTIINAIDKRGTHDVDAFVVCAGLGGGTGSGGAPVLCRHLKRIYREPVYALGIIPAPEEGRLYSLNAARSLSTLVNEADNVIVFDNSAWKNDGESVKSAFDRLNEEIVRRFGVLFRAGEVNKLGVGEMVVDSSEIINTLRGGGISSVGYAISEALPKGGRPASKSGGGLLGGLLGKKEKKQEPHIDITSSEDKSAKIIGLVRRAMLGRLTLPCDYSTAERALVLVAGPPTELDRKGVEKSKSWVEENIAGVEVRGGDYPVESGYVAAVVLLATIGSAPRIRELMELAKEAKEEVVRSRERATSSMFEEGIDPLFE encoded by the coding sequence ATGCGAGTGTTTTTTATAGGATTTGGACAAGCAGGAGGAAAGATCGTGGATATGTTCCTGGCACAGGACAAAAAGTTAGGATCCGCGAGTTTCCGCGGTGTTGTAATCAATACTGCCCGGACCGATCTGATGGGTGTAAAGCACATCTCCATGGAAGATCGTCTCCTGATTGGTCAGACAATGGTAAAAGGTCACGGTGTTGGAACCGATAACGTGACCGGTGCCAAAGTGGCAGCAGATGAGATTGACACAATTATCAATGCGATCGACAAACGCGGAACTCATGATGTTGATGCATTCGTTGTATGTGCCGGATTAGGCGGTGGAACTGGTTCTGGTGGTGCTCCCGTTCTTTGCCGTCATTTAAAGCGTATTTATCGCGAACCGGTGTATGCGCTTGGAATTATCCCGGCTCCTGAAGAGGGCCGTCTTTACTCCTTAAACGCTGCCAGAAGTTTATCCACGTTGGTCAATGAGGCTGACAATGTCATCGTCTTTGATAACAGCGCGTGGAAAAATGATGGAGAAAGCGTGAAGAGTGCTTTCGATCGGTTGAACGAGGAGATTGTCCGTAGGTTCGGTGTTCTCTTCCGTGCCGGCGAGGTCAATAAGTTAGGTGTTGGTGAGATGGTTGTCGACTCCAGTGAGATCATCAACACTCTTCGTGGTGGTGGTATCTCGTCCGTTGGATATGCCATCAGTGAGGCTCTCCCGAAAGGAGGTCGGCCCGCATCGAAGTCTGGAGGTGGCCTTCTTGGCGGCCTTCTCGGGAAGAAGGAGAAGAAGCAGGAGCCCCATATCGATATTACTTCCAGCGAGGATAAATCCGCCAAAATCATTGGTCTTGTACGCCGCGCCATGCTAGGTCGTCTGACTCTCCCGTGCGATTACTCGACTGCTGAGCGTGCTCTTGTTCTTGTTGCCGGTCCGCCAACGGAGCTTGACCGCAAAGGTGTGGAAAAATCTAAGAGCTGGGTTGAAGAAAATATCGCCGGTGTCGAGGTTCGCGGTGGTGACTATCCGGTCGAGAGCGGATATGTCGCGGCTGTTGTTCTGCTTGCAACTATTGGCAGTGCTCCCCGTATCCGTGAACTGATGGAACTTGCAAAGGAAGCAAAAGAAGAGGTCGTGAGATCTCGTGAACGGGCGACCTCATCCATGTTTGAGGAAGGTATTGATCCCTTATTCGAGTGA
- a CDS encoding TrkA family potassium uptake protein, protein MYLIIVGLGGIGRSLAGIASENGHSVVVIDKDEDRCADILSQHDLLAIAGNATDKATLEDAGIDRADALVATTSDDALNLMACWLAKKYAVKTLVSIVNQKEHSDLFKEVGVRISENPDEIVARSLFLWSENPDTQLLASIEGGSIFEVTASEGAKGVNKTVKDVSDMKDMLYIAIRRGGKLIIPSGNVTFMPGDVITVFTKKESEGRSVEYMDELFH, encoded by the coding sequence ATGTATCTCATCATCGTTGGTCTGGGCGGAATTGGAAGAAGTCTTGCCGGGATTGCATCGGAGAACGGGCACAGTGTTGTGGTAATCGATAAGGATGAGGATCGGTGTGCAGATATCCTTTCCCAGCACGATCTCCTGGCAATTGCCGGAAATGCGACAGATAAAGCAACGCTGGAAGATGCAGGGATCGATCGGGCGGACGCCCTTGTCGCGACAACCAGCGATGATGCTCTGAATCTCATGGCCTGCTGGCTTGCAAAAAAATACGCGGTAAAGACACTGGTCTCTATTGTGAACCAAAAAGAACACTCTGATCTGTTCAAAGAAGTTGGTGTTCGAATCAGCGAAAATCCGGACGAGATCGTGGCACGTAGCTTATTTCTCTGGTCGGAAAACCCTGACACTCAGCTTCTTGCATCGATCGAGGGAGGGAGTATTTTTGAGGTGACGGCAAGCGAAGGAGCAAAGGGCGTCAACAAAACTGTCAAAGACGTGTCGGATATGAAGGATATGCTCTACATTGCAATTCGAAGGGGAGGAAAACTGATTATCCCGAGCGGAAACGTTACCTTCATGCCGGGAGATGTCATAACCGTGTTCACCAAAAAAGAATCAGAGGGACGATCCGTAGAGTATATGGACGAACTCTTCCACTAA
- the rnhB gene encoding ribonuclease HII translates to MTICGVDEAGKGPVLGPMVTAGVLVSELSELETLGIKDSKKLTPKKREHIFEEIISSWQTYTVVRTPFEIDSREGTMNVFTASCHAEVVRALHADFVYLDACDVNAKRFGENVLRLSGSSASVCSEHKADARYAVVGAASIVAKVTRDRCIAELKEEYGEIGSGYPSDPATISFLTEYIRTRGEVPLCARRSWQTVQDILNRTSQTGLSDFF, encoded by the coding sequence ATGACAATCTGCGGAGTCGATGAGGCGGGGAAGGGTCCGGTCCTCGGTCCAATGGTCACAGCAGGTGTTCTCGTATCTGAGTTATCTGAACTGGAAACGCTGGGTATCAAAGATTCCAAAAAACTCACGCCGAAAAAACGCGAACATATATTTGAAGAGATTATCTCTTCATGGCAGACATATACGGTTGTGCGAACGCCTTTTGAGATTGATTCACGCGAAGGGACGATGAATGTGTTTACTGCTTCCTGCCATGCAGAAGTAGTCCGTGCTCTTCATGCTGATTTCGTGTATCTTGATGCCTGCGATGTGAATGCAAAGCGTTTCGGCGAAAATGTTCTCAGGCTGAGCGGCTCTTCGGCCAGCGTATGTTCCGAGCACAAGGCCGACGCCAGGTATGCGGTTGTCGGGGCGGCAAGCATTGTGGCAAAAGTTACCCGGGACCGATGTATTGCCGAACTTAAGGAAGAATACGGCGAAATAGGAAGCGGATATCCTTCGGATCCGGCAACGATCTCTTTTCTAACTGAGTATATCCGTACACGCGGGGAAGTTCCGCTCTGTGCCCGCAGATCGTGGCAGACCGTACAGGATATCCTCAATCGAACATCGCAGACGGGTCTCTCTGACTTCTTCTAA
- a CDS encoding site-2 protease family protein: MSWLIPVLIAVMIYACICYAIIKYNILPNTFSFMGPCLMIKTTRTGIFDKLSRWKSLLIAYGNLGVILTVICGVVVTILFVFTAFMSLVIETEPIAPQNLLLIPGINDYVPSTFAVWFALIFAMVIHEFGHGILSRVEKIKVKSAGILALVIPIGAFVEPDEEEIAKSSLGAKLRMFAAGITNNLVVGAICILALILLLGCVVPGTSPYVYGVYEGYPADEAGVLLGTVIFALDNTSVSSLADISAFLATTKPNQTITLHGEYRGTPQTYDVTLTSIPPDLSCSVLMPESGARFIGVSFSEPSVLVNALHTQMYPSSLLGAAGSLMTFVALPFSSIAGSEALSFLIVDTPDPAILAAPFAGFWEIIHILYWCAWINILLGIFNALPLGPFDGGQMLRESLRSWFIRRGKDERTAFSICRSISYVLVLLIVLPLIMPYLL; the protein is encoded by the coding sequence TTGAGCTGGCTTATTCCGGTACTCATTGCAGTGATGATTTATGCATGCATATGCTATGCTATCATAAAATACAATATTCTACCAAATACTTTTTCCTTTATGGGTCCCTGTCTGATGATCAAAACGACCCGTACCGGTATTTTTGACAAACTTTCCCGATGGAAGAGTCTGCTCATAGCTTATGGTAATCTTGGCGTCATCCTGACTGTTATCTGCGGAGTCGTCGTTACGATTCTGTTTGTATTCACGGCATTTATGAGTCTGGTTATCGAAACTGAGCCGATAGCTCCGCAGAATCTCTTACTGATCCCGGGAATAAACGACTACGTGCCGTCGACGTTTGCCGTATGGTTTGCTCTCATTTTTGCAATGGTCATTCATGAGTTTGGCCACGGTATTCTTTCGCGTGTTGAGAAGATCAAAGTGAAATCCGCCGGAATCCTCGCTCTTGTCATCCCGATCGGTGCGTTCGTCGAGCCGGATGAAGAGGAGATCGCGAAATCATCTCTTGGAGCAAAGCTCAGAATGTTTGCGGCAGGCATCACGAACAATCTGGTTGTGGGGGCTATCTGTATCCTTGCTCTTATCCTTCTTCTCGGGTGTGTTGTTCCCGGAACTTCTCCTTATGTATATGGTGTATACGAAGGCTACCCCGCTGACGAAGCAGGCGTTCTGCTGGGCACGGTCATTTTCGCACTTGACAACACTTCAGTTTCCAGCCTCGCCGACATTTCTGCATTTCTTGCAACGACAAAACCGAATCAGACGATAACTCTTCACGGAGAATATCGGGGAACTCCTCAGACATATGATGTGACTCTGACTTCTATCCCGCCGGATCTTTCCTGCAGTGTGCTTATGCCTGAATCGGGTGCAAGGTTTATTGGCGTGTCCTTCTCTGAACCTTCGGTTCTTGTGAATGCCCTCCATACACAGATGTATCCGTCCTCTCTTCTGGGGGCTGCCGGCTCACTTATGACATTTGTGGCCCTGCCATTCTCATCGATTGCCGGATCGGAAGCCTTGAGTTTCCTGATCGTGGATACGCCGGATCCGGCAATATTGGCTGCTCCGTTTGCCGGGTTCTGGGAAATTATCCATATCCTCTACTGGTGTGCCTGGATCAACATCTTACTTGGTATCTTCAATGCCCTGCCGCTTGGGCCGTTCGACGGCGGACAGATGCTGCGTGAAAGTCTGCGTTCATGGTTTATCAGACGCGGGAAAGATGAAAGGACCGCATTCAGCATCTGCAGGTCGATCTCCTACGTTCTCGTGCTGCTGATCGTTCTCCCGCTGATCATGCCGTATCTCCTTTAA
- the purN gene encoding phosphoribosylglycinamide formyltransferase yields MKRIAVLASGRGSNFQAILDALAAGEINGKIVALLTDNRDAYAIERADAADILAIVLNYKDYSSKEAYERDLLTAMQDVEADLFVCAGYMRIIGSEIAKTFSGKMINIHPALLPAFSGLHGQRQALEYGVKIAGCTVHFVDEGLDSGPIILQKAVEVLDDDDEDSLSERILEQEHLAFPEAVALFCADRLKVVGRHVKILPEANNQ; encoded by the coding sequence ATGAAGCGTATCGCGGTACTTGCGTCCGGACGCGGGTCCAACTTCCAGGCAATTTTAGATGCCCTTGCGGCAGGCGAAATCAATGGAAAAATCGTGGCTCTTTTGACGGACAATAGAGATGCCTATGCAATTGAACGTGCTGATGCTGCCGACATTCTTGCAATCGTTCTGAATTACAAGGATTATTCTTCCAAAGAGGCGTATGAACGCGATCTTCTTACTGCGATGCAGGACGTCGAGGCTGATCTTTTTGTTTGTGCCGGATATATGCGTATCATCGGTTCCGAGATTGCCAAAACGTTCTCCGGAAAAATGATTAATATCCATCCAGCCCTTCTCCCTGCCTTTTCCGGTCTCCACGGGCAGCGTCAGGCTCTGGAGTATGGGGTAAAAATCGCCGGATGTACTGTTCATTTCGTAGATGAAGGTCTTGACTCCGGTCCGATCATTTTACAAAAAGCGGTTGAGGTTCTGGATGATGATGATGAAGATTCTTTGTCCGAGAGAATTTTGGAACAGGAACACCTGGCTTTTCCCGAAGCCGTCGCTTTGTTCTGTGCCGATCGCCTGAAGGTTGTCGGCCGTCATGTGAAAATACTTCCCGAGGCAAACAATCAATAG